One window of the Esox lucius isolate fEsoLuc1 chromosome 8, fEsoLuc1.pri, whole genome shotgun sequence genome contains the following:
- the lpl gene encoding lipoprotein lipase, with protein MGTENIYLITVWIILANICAAFSTTSEPTIFGNNNSTKWLEDYTDIVTKFSLRTAEVPDDDLCYIVPGQQLTIPECEFNPETQTFVVIHGWTVTGLFESWVPKLVTALYEREPKANVIVVDWLTRAQQHYSTSAGYTKLVGKDVAKFVNWLQKTLDYPWEKIHLLGYSLGAHVAGIAGFLTDHKVNRITGLDPAGPTFEYADAHSTLSPDDALFVDVLHTNTRGSPDRSIGIQRPVGHVDIYPNGGTFQPGCDLQNTMKMIALTGIHNMDQIVKCSHERSIHLFIDSLVNGQDHQSMAYRCSSKEAFMKGMCLNCRKNRCNKVGYNVVAVRLPRSTKMFLKTREMMPFKLFHFQVKIHFFSSEKLSYTEQPMKISLYGTHDEKTDIPYIMPQLNSNSTVSFLLTTEVDIGELLMVKLRWEKDAYFSWSDWWGNSNFHIRKIRIKAGETQSKGIFSAKDGEFAYLVRGKDDAVFVKSKEDNLSRKEKTMHRLKMHGSHFTQSTE; from the exons ATGGGAACAGAAAATATCTATTTGATCACCGTTTGGATAATTCTCGCAAATATTTGTGCAGCTTTTTCAACTACATCAGAACCAACAATATTTG GTAACAACAACTCCACTAAATGGCTTGAGGACTACACCGATATTGTAACCAAGTTCTCTCTGAGAACTGCTGAGGTACCCGATGATGATCTGTGTTACATCGTTCCTGGCCAGCAATTAACAATCCCAGAATGTGAATTCAACCCAGAGACCCAGACATTCGTGGTTATTCATGGATGGACG GTCACTGGGCTGTTTGAGAGCTGGGTCCCTAAACTGGTTACAGCGCTGTATGAGCGGGAGCCCAAGGCCAACGTGATTGTGGTGGACTGGCTGACCCGGGCCCAGCAGCACTACTCCACCTCTGCCGGCTACACTAAGCTGGTGGGCAAAGACGTGGCGAAGTTTGTTAACTGGCTGCAG AAAACATTGGATTACCCCTGGGAGAAGATACACCTGCTGGGCTATAGTTTGGGGGCTCATGTAGCCGGAATCGCGGGCTTCCTCACCGACCATAAAGTCAACAGGATCACAG GTTTGGACCCGGCGGGCCCGACCTTTGAGTATGCTGACGCTCACAGCACCCTGTCCCCAGACGATGCTCTGTTTGTGGACGTCCTGCACACCAACACCCGGGGCTCACCGGACCGCAGCATCGGCATCCAGAGACCCGTGGGCCATGTGGACATCTACCCCAACGGAGGAACCTTCCAGCCAGGCTGTGACCTGCAGAACACCATGAAGATGATCGCCCTTACCGGCATCCACA ACATGGACCAGATCGTCAAGTGTTCCCACGAGCGGTCCATCCACCTGTTCATCGACTCCCTGGTGAACGGGCAGGACCACCAAAGCATGGCCTACCGCTGCAGCTCCAAGGAGGCCTTCATGAAGGGAATGTGTCTCAACTGTCGCAAGAATCGGTGCAACAAGGTGGGCTACAACGTCGTAGCGGTCCGTCTTCCCCGGAGCACCAAGATGTTCCTCAAGACCCGCGAGATGATGCCTTTCAAAC TTTTCCATTTCCAAGTGAAGATACATTTCTTCAGCAGTGAGAAACTGAGCTACACCGAGCAGCCTATGAAAATCTCTCTGTATGGAACCCATGACGAGAAGACAGACATTCCCTACATCAT GCCCCAACTGAACAGCAACAGTACTGTGTCATTCCTACTAACCACCGAGGTAGACATCGGGGAACTGCTTATGGTCAAACTTCGCTGGGAGAAAGACGCCTACTTCAGCTGGTCTGACTGGTGGGGCAACAGCAACTTCCACATTCGCAAAATCCGCATTAAGGCTGGCGAGACTCAGTCCAA GGGGATCTTCAGTGCTAAAGATGGAGAGTTTGCTTACCTCGTCAGAGGAAAAGACGACGCAGTCTTCGTTAAATCAAAAGAGGACAACCTGAGCCGGAAAGAGAAAAC caTGCACAGGCTCAAGATGCATGGAAGCCACTTCACGCAGAGCACTGAATGA